In the Ipomoea triloba cultivar NCNSP0323 chromosome 6, ASM357664v1 genome, one interval contains:
- the LOC116022867 gene encoding protein ACCELERATED CELL DEATH 6-like translates to MASSSSQSGLDIDVRIKAEEVKAGKDMNFYLPLYKAAIRGDWEGARRFFDCDPDAVTAKITKDSETVLHVAVARSKAIYFISKLLEVMPSDALRMTNRFHETALHFAAKFGNVEAAKLLVSRDPGLPSIWNDSNCLPLHSAALFGHKVMVIYLLTVTGEHVRPSPFADEPGITLMMLLVHSGFYDVALDLLLRHPQLASTVSPGGNTSLSIIAKKPSSFPSGSCLNFWQKLIYSCVPLKMEQYSSHPTSKGSQPSTKQPGKHMNARCMPKLTFMFWEVIEGIVPLVKSLYDEKLMHCQAMELVRSLCTEVIHTNNMKSALIYKPAIILGATLGIYEIVEEILKAFPSAIWSLDREHHDLFQIAVMNRRENIFNLLRELGEHTHLVTQNIDTNDNTILHLAGKLAPPHRLNLVTGAALQMQRELQWYKEVEKFVTPGYKVKENSSGKTPAMVFTEEHKGLIAEGEQWFKDTANSCTVVAVLIATVVFAAAITVPGGSNGNNGYPIFNSETPFTIFAISNTLSLFSSTTSVLMFLLILNTRFAEADFLHSLPNKLILGLVNLFLSIMFMMVAFSSAIYMVFGHKKSWIILPLAFACLPVGLFASLQLPLLVEMIKSTYGPGIFYKQQRSYFWTVTK, encoded by the exons ATGGCCTCGTCTTCTTCACAGTCGGGACTAGACATTGATGTCAGAATCAAGGCTG AGGAAGTCAAGGCAGGGAAGGATATGAATTTCTACTTGCCCCTTTATAAAGCTGCTATTAGGGGTGATTGGGAAGGTGCAAGGAGGTTCTTTGATTGCGATCCAGATGCAGTCACAGCAAAGATCACCAAGGATTCGGAGACAGTCCTCCATGTAGCAGTTGCTCGAAGCAAGGCGATTTATTTTATAAGTAAGCTACTGGAGGTGATGCCTTCTGATGCATTACGTATGACAAATAGATTTCACGAGACAGCTCTTCATTTTGCTGCTAAATTCGGTAATGTTGAGGCAGCAAAGCTGTTAGTGTCCCGAGATCCTGGTCTGCCTTCTATTTGGAATGATTCAAATTGTTTGCCTCTACATTCAGCTGCTCTCTTTGGCCACAAAGTGatggttatatatttattaactgtTACTGGAGAACATGTGAGACCTAGTCCGTTTGCTGATGAGCCCGGGATCACTCTTATGATGCTTCTTGTGCATTCCGGATTTTATG ACGTGGCACTGGATCTGCTTCTGCGACATCCCCAGTTGGCTTCAACTGTATCACCCGGTGGGAATACTTCATTGAGCATTATTGCTAAAAAACCTTCTTCATTTCCAAGTGGAAGTTGCTTAAATTTCTGGCAAAAGCTTATATACTCCT GTGTTCCACTGAAGATGGAGCAGTACTCTAGCCACCCAACCTCGAAAGGCAGTCAACCATCAACCAAACAACCTGGCAAACACATGAATGCACGTTG CATGCCAAAACTTACATTCATGTTCTGGGAAGTCATTGAAGGAATAG TGCCTCTTGTTAAGTCTTTGTATGACGAAAAACTGATGCACTGCCAAGCAATGGAACTTGTCAGATCGTTATGTACTGAAGTCATACACACGAATAACATGAAGTCTGCCTTGATATATAAACCGGCTATTATTTTGGGAGCCACTTTAGGCATTTATGAGATTGTAGAAGAGATTTTAAAGGCATTCCCCAGCGCAATCTGGTCGTTGGACAGGGAGCACCATGATTTGTTCCAAATAGCAGTGATGAACAGAcgtgaaaatatattcaatctCTTGCGTGAACTGGGTGAGCATACACATTTGGTGACTCAAAACATTGACACGAATGATAATACTATCTTACATTTGGCTGGAAAGTTGGCACCTCCCCACCGGCTTAATCTTGTCACGGGTGCAGCTTTGCAGATGCAACGCGAGTTACAATGGTACAAG GAAGTGGAGAAGTTTGTAACTCCGGGATACAAAGTGAAGGAGAATTCTAGTGGAAAAACGCCTGCAATGGTGTTTACTGAGGAGCACAAAGGCTTGATTGCAGAAGGGGAACAATGGTTCAAAGACACGGCAAATTCATGCACAGTGGTCGCGGTCCTCATTGCAACTGTAGTTTTTGCTGCAGCCATAACCGTGCCAGGTGGTAGCAATGGCAACAATGGATACCCGATCTTTAACAGCGAGACGCCATTTACAATCTTTGCCATTTCAAACACCCTTTCTCTGTTTTCTTCTACGACTTCAGTGTTGATGTTCTTGTTGATTCTCAACACGCGATTTGCAGAAGCAGATTTTCTCCACTCCTTGCCAAATAAGTTGATCCTTGGCCTTGTTAACTTATTCCTCTCCATAATGTTCATGATGGTAGCCTTTAGTTCTGCGATTTATATGGTCTTTGGGCATAAGAAGTCTTGGATTATTCTGCCACTTGCATTTGCCTGTCTTCCAGTGGGCTTGTTTGCATCATTGCAACTTCCCCTCCTTGTAGAGATGATCAAATCAACATATGGCCCGGGCATTTTCTACAAGCAACAGAGATCTTATTTCTGGACTGTGACAAAATGA